Proteins from a genomic interval of Anas platyrhynchos isolate ZD024472 breed Pekin duck chromosome 4, IASCAAS_PekinDuck_T2T, whole genome shotgun sequence:
- the TRMT10A gene encoding tRNA methyltransferase 10 homolog A isoform X2, which translates to MSSETPTESPEVPTENTMPPDVPDVEGKAKSSDSQADRQVKGSDEVECLESLSKRQRKKLLKQKQWEEQKDLRRQKRKEKRQKRKLERQSKLDSNSEGSGRKRMRREVVPSTLRLVVDCSFDDLMVLKDVKKLHKQIQRCYAENRKAFHPVQFYLTSHGGQLKSNMNENDKGWVNWKDIQIRTEHYSELIKKEDLVYLTSDSPDVLSDLDEKKAYVIGGLVDHNHHKGITYKKAVEQGIGHAQLPLGNFVKMNSRKVLAVNHAPCQSPCCAVEATLFPSVLFLLCSV; encoded by the exons ATGTCATCAGAAACGCCAACGGAAAGTCCAGAGGTGCCAACAGAAAACACCATGCCCCCCGACGTTCCTGATGTGGAAGGAAAGGCGAAGTCTAGTGACAGTCAAGCAGACAGACAGGTGAAAGGCTCAGATGAGGTAGAATGTCTCGAGTCCCTGTCCAAGAGGCAAAGGAAGAAACTACTGAAGCAGAAACAGTGGGAAGAACAGAAGGATCTACGTAG gcAGAAACGAAAAGAAAAACGTCAGAAGAGAAAATTAGAACGTCAGTCAAAACTGGACTCCAATAGTGAAGGGAGTGGCAGAAAGCGCATGCGAAGGGAAGTTGTTCCCAGTACCCTTCGCCTCGTTGTGGACTGCAGCTTCGATGACTTAATGGTGctaaag GATGTTAAGAAGCTTCACAAGCAAATTCAGAGATGTTACGCAGAAAACCGCAAAGCATTCCATCCTGTGCAG TTTTACTTGACCAGCCATGGCGGACAGCTGAAGAGCAACATGAATGAAAACGACAAAGGATGGGTGAACTGGAAG gatATCCAAATTAGAACAGAGCATTACAGTGAGCTAATAAAGAAGGAAGACCTAGTATATCTTACCTCAGATTCCCCAGATGTTCTCAGCGACCTTGATGAGAAGAAAGCCTATGTGATTGGAGGCCTGGTGGATCACAATCACCACAAG GGAATTACTTACAAAAAAGCTGTAGAGCAGGGAATTGGTCATGCACAGCTCCCCCTTGGAAACTTTGTGAAGATGAACAGTCGGAAAGTTTTAGCAGTCAATCACG CCCCGTGTCAAAGCCCCTGTTGTGCTGTTGAAGCCACTCTCTTTCCATCAGTCCTGTTTTTGCTCTGCAG TGTTTGA
- the TRMT10A gene encoding tRNA methyltransferase 10 homolog A isoform X1, which produces MSSETPTESPEVPTENTMPPDVPDVEGKAKSSDSQADRQVKGSDEVECLESLSKRQRKKLLKQKQWEEQKDLRRQKRKEKRQKRKLERQSKLDSNSEGSGRKRMRREVVPSTLRLVVDCSFDDLMVLKDVKKLHKQIQRCYAENRKAFHPVQFYLTSHGGQLKSNMNENDKGWVNWKDIQIRTEHYSELIKKEDLVYLTSDSPDVLSDLDEKKAYVIGGLVDHNHHKGITYKKAVEQGIGHAQLPLGNFVKMNSRKVLAVNHVFEIILAYLEKKDWKEAFFSVLPQRKGAVPLGEANDSSTRALSEKEGEDNDSDSN; this is translated from the exons ATGTCATCAGAAACGCCAACGGAAAGTCCAGAGGTGCCAACAGAAAACACCATGCCCCCCGACGTTCCTGATGTGGAAGGAAAGGCGAAGTCTAGTGACAGTCAAGCAGACAGACAGGTGAAAGGCTCAGATGAGGTAGAATGTCTCGAGTCCCTGTCCAAGAGGCAAAGGAAGAAACTACTGAAGCAGAAACAGTGGGAAGAACAGAAGGATCTACGTAG gcAGAAACGAAAAGAAAAACGTCAGAAGAGAAAATTAGAACGTCAGTCAAAACTGGACTCCAATAGTGAAGGGAGTGGCAGAAAGCGCATGCGAAGGGAAGTTGTTCCCAGTACCCTTCGCCTCGTTGTGGACTGCAGCTTCGATGACTTAATGGTGctaaag GATGTTAAGAAGCTTCACAAGCAAATTCAGAGATGTTACGCAGAAAACCGCAAAGCATTCCATCCTGTGCAG TTTTACTTGACCAGCCATGGCGGACAGCTGAAGAGCAACATGAATGAAAACGACAAAGGATGGGTGAACTGGAAG gatATCCAAATTAGAACAGAGCATTACAGTGAGCTAATAAAGAAGGAAGACCTAGTATATCTTACCTCAGATTCCCCAGATGTTCTCAGCGACCTTGATGAGAAGAAAGCCTATGTGATTGGAGGCCTGGTGGATCACAATCACCACAAG GGAATTACTTACAAAAAAGCTGTAGAGCAGGGAATTGGTCATGCACAGCTCCCCCTTGGAAACTTTGTGAAGATGAACAGTCGGAAAGTTTTAGCAGTCAATCACG TGTTTGAAATCATCCTTGCATACCTGGAGAAGAAAGACTGGAAGGAGGCCTTTTTCAGCGTCCTGCCACAGCGGAAAGGGGCTGTTCCTCTGGGAGAAGCCAACGATTCATCCACACGTGCTCTGTCTGAAAAAGAAGGTGAAGACAACGACTCTGACAGCAACTAG
- the C4H4orf17 gene encoding uncharacterized protein C4orf17 homolog: protein MNTSPRLGCEAEASHDVPRNQRRYSHSSCAAGKYYFSRNIPHPRMVCHIPGLNNTPVCIVRNSFLQEQACAGGTAIPEQEASQEHVRSGNTAGSSLPCSYLPRLEALMQRAPGFLPFMAQNREGLADFPKMTQSNPTSPEKLLKKRSQTSAQPAAAQGAHKPPTQPSSLFANLTHSPYVQENVNFIPSYLDWEIKVLDRLGKVLQTDSLTEIQKWLLTASLKEKDLMSNLIYSELADKDMLNNQPHAMKEGAAENTNIPCVLKPPPTPRKGPEREMNNRPSTKESEASQNMKIEKDAERILFSRLRNKCPARADTLSPGKNHGQQRAGSGNKSESCFPPPLKQQMPPFQGRPTSS from the exons ATGAACACCAGCCCCAGGCTGGGATGTGAAGCCGAGGCCAGCCACGATGTGCCACGGAACCAGCGCCGTTACTCGCACTCCAGCTGCGCGGCGGGGAAGTATTACTTCTCCAGGAACATCCCCCACCCTCGGATGGTCTGCCACATCCCCG GCTTAAATAACACTCCAGTCTGTATTGTAAGAAACAGCTTTTTACAAGAACAAGCATGTGCTGGAGGAACAGCCATCCCCGAGCAAGAAGCCAGCCAAGAGCATGTGCGAAGTGGGAACACCGCGGGGAGCTCGCTTCCCTGCAGCTACTTGCCAAGGCTCGAGGCTCTCATGCAAAGGGCGCCAGGCTTTTTGCCGTTCATGGCAC aaaacagagaaggacttgcaGATTTTCCTAAAATGACTCAAAGCAACCCTACTTCACCTGAAAAG cttttgaaaaagcGATCCCAAACCTCTGCACAACCTGCAGCTGCGCAGGGAGCCCACAAGCCTCCCACCCAGCCTTCCTCTCTGTTTGCCAACTTGACTCACAGCCCTTACGTTCAGGAGAACGTGAATTTCATCCCAAGCTACCTGGACTGGGAAATAAAG GTGCTGGACAGACTGGGCAAAGTTTTACAGACAGATTCACTCACGGAGATCCAGAAATGGCTCTTGACGGCAAGCCTGAAAG AGAAAGACTTAATGTCCAACCTGATTTACTCGGAACTGGCTGACAAAGACATGCTGAATAATCAGCCCCACGCCATGAAGGAAGGCGCAGCAGAGAACACGAATATCCCCTGTGTGCTGAAGCCTCCCCCCACTCCTCGGAAAGGTCCAGAAAGGGAAATGAATAACAG GCCTTCAACTAAAGAATCAGAAGCAAGCCAAAATATGAAGATTG aaaaggatGCAGAACGTATTTTATTCTCAAGGCTGAGAAACAAATGTCCAGCACGCGCAGACACGTTGTCCCCAGGGAAGAACCATGGCCAACAGAGAGCTGGAAGTGGAAACAAGAGCGAGTCCtgcttccccccacccctcaaACAACAGATGCCTCCCTTCCAGGGGAGACCCACCTCCTCATAG